The Haloplanus sp. CK5-1 genome contains a region encoding:
- the ribH gene encoding 6,7-dimethyl-8-ribityllumazine synthase: protein MVTLGLVAAQYNASVTEPMTEAAREAAREADADIAETVSVPGTYDAPLAADRLARREDIDAVAVIGAIVTGDTDHDRVIGDATARALTDVSIDRDTPVTFGVSGPGMSGAEARERVEKGAEAVNAAVEMVRTLP, encoded by the coding sequence ATGGTTACACTGGGGTTGGTGGCCGCGCAGTACAACGCGTCGGTCACCGAACCGATGACGGAGGCGGCCAGGGAGGCGGCCCGGGAGGCCGACGCCGACATCGCGGAGACGGTGTCGGTGCCGGGGACGTACGACGCGCCGCTTGCGGCCGACCGCCTCGCTCGTCGAGAGGATATCGACGCCGTGGCCGTGATCGGTGCCATCGTCACCGGCGATACGGACCACGACCGCGTGATCGGCGACGCGACCGCTCGGGCGCTGACCGACGTGAGCATCGACCGGGACACGCCGGTCACGTTCGGCGTGAGCGGGCCGGGTATGAGCGGGGCCGAAGCCCGGGAGCGCGTCGAGAAAGGAGCGGAAGCGGTAAACGCGGCCGTCGAGATGGTACGCACGTTACCATGA
- a CDS encoding flippase activity-associated protein Agl23, whose amino-acid sequence MPAQGRSRGARALLAVTAVALAVRIVGLGTRIFHWDEGRVGYWILRYHETGEFAYRPIVHGPFLFVVNDWVFSVPFLGASDFSARLIVAVVGGLLPLSAWLLRDHLDDLEVVALGLVLAANPLLVYYSRFMRNDVLVAAFAFGAFALFVRAVDRGDARLVYPAAAVLGLAFTTKENAVVYLLCFLGAGALLVDHRLFRAARADRSVRTLVTREWRTAVAYRLSGWGGSVRRGLGLAALHTVGGVVAFLAVVVFFYAPRPDLWVALGDPARLPGVVEAATVGSWESFYDLWVAGSHQSHDYLPFLYDYLETLLYGAPFALAFAAVGFVADGYGSDRGSRALVAAAAYWGAVSVVGYPIATDIRAPWAAVHTVVPLAVPAGVGVAALARCVRRAVVETEDADAEGESGGLTRPTAPSWTLPTLLAALLLSAAAVGVVGANVTYTDSTSDDEAGEVLQWAQPENEMKETLELVRGVSRVDDGTDVLFVGTHPPSNPSDVRFYVEDESSLDQPRPGGPSWHSRLPLPWYLERYGATVESTPPDQTSLGSDPPPVVIAAGWDEDRVARQLSGYERHRHDFRLWNDEIVIFVDEAALATARDRGYV is encoded by the coding sequence ATGCCCGCCCAGGGTCGTTCCCGTGGCGCCCGTGCGCTCCTCGCCGTCACCGCCGTCGCTCTCGCCGTCCGAATCGTCGGCCTCGGCACCCGTATCTTCCACTGGGACGAGGGTCGCGTCGGCTACTGGATCCTCCGCTACCACGAGACCGGCGAGTTCGCCTACCGACCCATCGTCCACGGCCCCTTCCTCTTCGTCGTCAACGACTGGGTGTTCTCGGTTCCCTTCCTCGGGGCCTCCGACTTCAGCGCCCGCCTGATCGTCGCCGTCGTCGGCGGCCTGCTCCCCCTGTCGGCGTGGCTCCTCCGTGACCACCTCGACGACCTCGAAGTCGTCGCGCTCGGCCTCGTCCTCGCGGCCAACCCGTTGCTCGTCTACTACTCGCGGTTCATGCGAAACGACGTGCTCGTCGCCGCGTTCGCGTTCGGCGCGTTCGCGCTGTTCGTCCGCGCCGTAGACCGGGGGGACGCCCGCCTCGTCTACCCCGCCGCCGCCGTCCTCGGACTCGCGTTCACGACCAAGGAGAACGCCGTCGTCTACCTGCTGTGTTTCCTCGGTGCCGGGGCGCTACTGGTCGACCACCGCCTGTTCAGGGCCGCCCGCGCCGACCGATCGGTCCGGACGCTCGTGACCCGCGAGTGGCGAACCGCCGTCGCCTACCGCCTCTCGGGGTGGGGTGGCTCCGTCCGCCGCGGACTCGGCCTCGCCGCCCTCCACACCGTCGGCGGAGTCGTCGCCTTCCTCGCCGTCGTCGTCTTCTTCTACGCCCCACGGCCCGACCTCTGGGTTGCGCTCGGCGACCCCGCCCGTCTCCCGGGCGTCGTCGAGGCGGCGACGGTCGGCTCCTGGGAGTCGTTCTACGACCTCTGGGTGGCGGGGAGCCACCAGAGCCACGACTACCTCCCCTTCCTCTACGACTATCTCGAGACGCTGCTGTACGGCGCGCCGTTCGCCCTCGCGTTCGCCGCCGTCGGCTTCGTCGCCGACGGCTACGGCTCGGACCGGGGCTCGAGAGCGCTCGTCGCCGCCGCGGCCTACTGGGGTGCGGTGAGCGTCGTCGGCTACCCCATCGCGACCGACATCCGCGCACCGTGGGCGGCGGTCCACACCGTCGTCCCCCTCGCCGTGCCGGCCGGAGTCGGCGTGGCGGCGCTCGCCCGGTGCGTCCGGCGGGCCGTCGTCGAAACCGAGGACGCCGACGCCGAGGGGGAGAGCGGGGGACTCACCCGCCCGACGGCCCCGTCGTGGACGCTCCCGACCCTCCTCGCGGCGCTGTTGCTGTCGGCCGCGGCCGTCGGCGTCGTCGGCGCGAACGTCACGTACACCGACAGCACCTCCGACGACGAGGCGGGGGAGGTGCTCCAGTGGGCCCAACCCGAGAACGAGATGAAAGAAACACTCGAACTCGTCCGCGGCGTCTCCCGAGTCGACGACGGCACGGACGTGCTGTTCGTCGGCACCCACCCGCCGAGCAACCCGAGCGACGTGCGCTTCTACGTCGAAGACGAGTCGTCGCTCGACCAGCCACGTCCCGGCGGCCCGTCGTGGCACTCGCGGCTTCCTCTGCCGTGGTATCTCGAACGCTACGGTGCGACCGTCGAGAGCACGCCCCCCGACCAAACATCGCTCGGCTCGGATCCCCCGCCGGTCGTGATCGCCGCGGGGTGGGACGAGGACCGCGTCGCCCGACAGTTGTCGGGGTACGAGCGTCACCGCCACGACTTCCGACTCTGGAACGACGAAATCGTGATCTTCGTCGACGAGGCGGCGCTGGCGACGGCCCGGGACCGGGGGTACGTGTAG
- a CDS encoding aryl-sulfate sulfotransferase yields the protein MSRPRVTRPTLLRLAVLAVVCVLLLPSAASALTYDPAEDTNLEPGTIERPADGSTVISAQGYTFRGNTNPKKPARLVSVGPEGDLDWTHDDTVGGDAWFFEVDPMPNGNLLVSSPRAGDTVIFEFDPGTEERVWQERFDMTDTHGVASLGDDRIAIANMRAWNESTGVSEDRIVVYDRSTGEVTWEWKFKNHYPAGTDGGYSADWTHVNDVEPIGDDRLLLSPRNFDQAIVVDMESKEIVERLGSDDDYDVLREQHSPDWLESENGTPTILVADSENDRVVEYAKEDGEWVRTWEVGSESLNWPRDADRLPNGNTLITDTLNHRVMEVTPTGEVVWEYYATWGPYDAERPVHGDDSNGPTIRDMNASGSYAITGSANLTTGTEGSFVAGGLRTTFEGTPVEGVADEVATRWAHVLPWLRPVWMSESDVVAAIGALLVVLGWTGEELLVRRRRIGSHVRRLADR from the coding sequence GTGAGCCGCCCCCGAGTCACTCGACCGACGCTTCTTCGACTCGCCGTCCTGGCGGTGGTGTGTGTGCTCCTCCTCCCCTCGGCAGCCTCGGCGTTGACCTACGACCCCGCGGAGGACACGAACCTCGAACCCGGGACGATCGAGCGCCCAGCCGACGGCTCGACGGTCATCAGTGCACAGGGGTACACGTTCCGTGGGAACACGAACCCCAAGAAGCCCGCACGCCTCGTCTCCGTCGGTCCGGAGGGTGACCTCGACTGGACGCACGACGACACCGTCGGTGGCGACGCGTGGTTCTTCGAGGTCGATCCCATGCCCAACGGGAACCTGCTCGTCTCCTCGCCACGAGCGGGCGACACGGTTATCTTCGAGTTCGACCCCGGCACGGAGGAACGCGTCTGGCAGGAGCGCTTCGACATGACGGACACGCACGGCGTCGCCTCCCTCGGCGACGACCGCATCGCCATCGCGAACATGCGAGCGTGGAACGAGTCGACCGGCGTCAGCGAGGACCGGATCGTCGTCTACGACCGCTCGACCGGGGAGGTCACCTGGGAGTGGAAGTTCAAGAACCACTACCCCGCGGGCACCGACGGCGGGTACAGCGCCGACTGGACCCACGTCAACGACGTCGAACCGATCGGCGACGACCGCCTCCTGCTGTCGCCGCGCAACTTCGATCAGGCCATCGTCGTCGACATGGAGAGCAAGGAGATCGTCGAGCGTCTCGGGAGCGACGACGACTACGACGTGTTGCGCGAACAGCACAGCCCCGACTGGCTCGAGAGCGAGAACGGGACGCCGACCATCCTCGTCGCCGACAGCGAGAACGACCGCGTCGTGGAGTACGCCAAGGAGGACGGGGAGTGGGTCCGGACGTGGGAGGTGGGTTCGGAGTCGCTCAACTGGCCCCGGGACGCCGACCGCCTCCCGAACGGCAACACGCTGATCACGGACACGCTCAACCACCGCGTGATGGAGGTGACGCCGACGGGCGAGGTGGTCTGGGAGTACTACGCGACGTGGGGGCCGTACGACGCCGAGCGCCCGGTCCACGGCGACGACTCCAACGGGCCGACGATCCGCGACATGAACGCGAGTGGGAGTTACGCCATCACCGGGAGCGCGAACCTCACCACGGGAACGGAGGGATCATTCGTCGCGGGCGGCCTGCGCACGACGTTCGAGGGGACGCCCGTGGAGGGAGTGGCCGACGAGGTGGCGACCCGGTGGGCACACGTGCTGCCGTGGCTCCGCCCCGTCTGGATGTCCGAGTCGGACGTCGTCGCGGCTATCGGCGCGCTCCTGGTCGTCTTGGGTTGGACTGGGGAAGAACTGCTCGTGCGGCGACGACGGATCGGGAGCCACGTTCGGCGACTCGCGGATCGCTGA